GGTAGGGAAGTAGACTGGTTTAAGATTGGGTTTGCTCCCCGCAAGGCCAATATCTCGCTGTACCTTACCATGGATATAAAAAAACAAGGCGATGCACTTGCTAAGCTGGGCAAACACAAAACAGGTGTTGGTTGCTTGTACATCAACAAGTTAACGGATATTGACATGAGTGTTTTGCAGGAAATGATTACTAATTCGGTAACAAAGTGAGTGAAAACTACTTTACAATGGCTATATTTATTTTTAAATAGTAGTTGAAAAAGATTATAGTATGCTAAAGGCTCTTTTTTTTAACAAAAATGAAACCGCCGAAGAAGCTCGGTATAAGTTTGTTAACTTTTGTCATCCTTTGTTATTACTGAATTTTTTGTCGGATAGCAGACTTTTTCATTTGTTACTTTTTGTCTCTTTTTGTTATATTTGTTGTACCCATGTTGTACCGATTTAGGGTGCAACATAGGATAAACAACAAACTATGGCGACCATAAAATTACTGCTCAGAACTGCAAAAACATTAGCCGACGGTACTCACCCTATTGTTATAAGAATAACGGTCAACCGTAAGTCTAAGTTTATCTTCACAGGAAAAACCGCAAAAGTATCCCAATGGGATGCGGCTGCGGGGCTTACCACTAAGAAGCACCCTTTGCACAACGAGTTAAACATCTATTTAGGCCAACGCTTGTTAGATGCCCAAACGGAATTGCTCGAACTGCAACGTCAAAAGAAAGGGTTTTCAGCCGGAACTGTTCGGGAGATAATTAAGGATAACAAACCTTCAATGACTTTCGTTCAGTTTTGCGATAAACTGCTTGCTGAACTAAAAGAACAAGGGCGCATTGGCACACGAAGTACTTACCGTACTGTTAAGTATTCAATACTTCGGTTTACTAATAACAACCAATCGTTGACCTTTTCAGATATTGACGTTGCCTTTTTGACGAAATACGAACAATACCTAAAAGCCAACGGGTTCAAAATCTCATACGTTAAAACGCAACTAAATAAACTAAAGGCTATTGTTGGTAAAGCTATACTTGATAGGGTGGTTAAAAAGAATAACAACCCGTTTTTAGAATACAGTCTGAGTCATTTGCGCCCTGAGTATCAGCATCGCTCTCTTGACAAAGACACATTAGAAAAATTACTTAGCTATCAAGCCGAGGAAGGTACAAGTAAGCACGATACTATTAACTTCTTTACCTTTTCCTATTACTGTTGGGGCATGAATTTTACTGATATGGCCAAACTGCAATGGAAAAACATCTACAACGGCAGGTTGGTGTACAACCGTTCCAAAACAGGAAAGCTGCATAATATCTTATTATTAGCACCCGCTTTAAAAGTAATAGAGTATTACAAACATCTTAAATACGGGGAGAATGTTATCCCTCCTGCCGAGGATTACATTTTCCCTATTCTTGACCCTGATAAATATAACACTGCTTCAAAGATGGCTAATCGTATTGAGCTCAAACTTTCTATGACTAATAGATGCCTTAAAACTATTGCCGATGAACTGGAACTTGGGGAGAATGTAACCTTTTACATGGCAAGGCACACGTTTGCCACGCAACTATTAAGGAAAGACGTAGCTACTGCGAAAATCCAAAATATGTTGGGGCATTCTTCTGAACGGATGACCCAAACGTACCTTGACAGCTTCAAAAATGATGAATTGGACGAAGTATCTAAACTGTTAGTGGGCTAATCGATCCGTGTCAACGTATAGACGGATTAAGGCTACTTTTCCAACAACACGTTGTTGCAGCCAAAAACGAGCTAATCAGCTAACTATAAAACAATTACGTAAATAATCCTAAAAACACCGTGTTTTTATTAAAAATTAACACATTACTAATGAAACACTTGTAAAAACGTCGTGTTGGTAATTTTTCAACGCCGTGTTTTTCAAAATAAGCATAACTAATTAACTAATAATTTATTAATAAAACAACACCTGCAACAACGTGTTGTTTTTACCGTGTATTGGTTGTATCGTCCTCTGTATAATCTATAATCAATGATGCTATGTATTTATGAGAGCAAATAAGACCGATTTAGCCTTAATGGATTGGTCAAAAATGAACCTTACAAACGTCTCACCACAAACACAAAAGAGTAGGTTTTAAGAAGTTCAAAAGCGACGAATTACAAACATGGGGTGCCCTATGCCTTTAATTTTTGCCCACCCCATGTTTTAAAACACTCGAAATCAAAGATAAAAAATTTGATATGGGGTGCCCACCCCATTAGGGCACCCCATATAGTTTTTGCTAAATATTTGCTGCCATTATCCTAAACAAAAAATGGCAGCAAATCCATTCAACGAACTTTCAGAAAAATTAGATACGCTTTCCCAACAGGTGGCAGAAATCAACCGCAA
The DNA window shown above is from Bacteroidota bacterium and carries:
- a CDS encoding site-specific integrase, with the translated sequence MATIKLLLRTAKTLADGTHPIVIRITVNRKSKFIFTGKTAKVSQWDAAAGLTTKKHPLHNELNIYLGQRLLDAQTELLELQRQKKGFSAGTVREIIKDNKPSMTFVQFCDKLLAELKEQGRIGTRSTYRTVKYSILRFTNNNQSLTFSDIDVAFLTKYEQYLKANGFKISYVKTQLNKLKAIVGKAILDRVVKKNNNPFLEYSLSHLRPEYQHRSLDKDTLEKLLSYQAEEGTSKHDTINFFTFSYYCWGMNFTDMAKLQWKNIYNGRLVYNRSKTGKLHNILLLAPALKVIEYYKHLKYGENVIPPAEDYIFPILDPDKYNTASKMANRIELKLSMTNRCLKTIADELELGENVTFYMARHTFATQLLRKDVATAKIQNMLGHSSERMTQTYLDSFKNDELDEVSKLLVG
- a CDS encoding DUF1801 domain-containing protein, which codes for MPTPKSKLVEIKTKPTAMSVAEFINNISEEQKRTDCLVILDLMKKATGEEPTIWGNSMIGFGNVRYKSPATGREVDWFKIGFAPRKANISLYLTMDIKKQGDALAKLGKHKTGVGCLYINKLTDIDMSVLQEMITNSVTK